A window of the Gordonia humi genome harbors these coding sequences:
- a CDS encoding metal-dependent hydrolase, whose amino-acid sequence MTNAHVTHSNPDTDPGEVELHARNVEFDLSDSPLHWIPGSPVSSNMITVLNLLLPEGERWFVETFNEALPMVKDEKLAADMRGFVGQEAMHAETHDKAVHTWLVHRGIDPQPYLDQMEWIFRRVLGPRDGQTPQARQKHLIERLWLIAAIEHYTALLGDFALNCTWAENGADPAMTDMFVWHGAEEVEHRAVAHDVAAYFGDSPLRRGRAMSLALPFLVILLVRGFRFINSQDPTFTQMSVPARYGKCIKAYFVESRRGVFPKLGGIVLATATYFKPGFHPTEIGDTAQAVAYLATSPGARRAG is encoded by the coding sequence ATGACCAACGCACACGTCACCCACTCCAACCCGGACACCGACCCCGGCGAGGTGGAGTTGCACGCCCGGAACGTCGAGTTCGACCTGTCCGACAGCCCGCTGCACTGGATCCCGGGCAGCCCCGTGTCGTCGAACATGATCACCGTCCTGAATCTGCTTCTCCCCGAGGGTGAACGCTGGTTCGTCGAGACGTTCAACGAGGCCCTGCCGATGGTCAAGGACGAGAAGCTCGCCGCCGACATGCGCGGTTTCGTCGGCCAGGAAGCGATGCACGCCGAGACGCACGACAAGGCCGTCCACACCTGGCTCGTCCACCGCGGGATCGATCCGCAGCCGTACCTGGATCAGATGGAGTGGATCTTCCGTCGCGTCCTGGGTCCGCGCGACGGACAGACACCGCAGGCCCGGCAGAAGCACCTGATCGAGCGATTGTGGCTCATCGCGGCGATCGAGCACTACACGGCTCTCCTCGGCGACTTCGCCCTCAACTGCACGTGGGCCGAGAACGGCGCCGACCCGGCCATGACCGACATGTTCGTCTGGCACGGCGCCGAAGAGGTGGAGCATCGAGCGGTGGCCCACGACGTCGCTGCCTACTTCGGCGACAGCCCGCTCCGTCGCGGACGCGCGATGAGTCTGGCGCTGCCGTTCCTGGTGATCCTCCTGGTCCGCGGATTCCGTTTCATCAACAGCCAGGATCCGACGTTCACGCAGATGAGCGTTCCGGCCCGATACGGAAAGTGCATCAAGGCCTACTTCGTGGAGTCGCGACGGGGCGTGTTTCCGAAGCTCGGCGGCATCGTGCTGGCGACGGCGACCTACTTCAAGCCCGGATTCCATCCGACCGAGATCGGCGACACCGCCCAGGCCGTCGCGTATCTGGCGACGTCACCGGGTGCTCGGCGCGCGGGATGA
- a CDS encoding 2Fe-2S iron-sulfur cluster-binding protein, with product MNHIRHPHETDLVVEPPHLTGRWRRDPLMRFVTGIGNTWFPFWAPLAPLRDLAENDDVQRLEMVGREVVAHDENVIALTFAAPDRTVLPEWHAGAHLDLLLPSGRMREYSLCGDPGDRTTYRIAVRRIPDGGGGSVEVHDELTVGDPIRIKGPRNAFPLAMPGYGSPVGRLRFVAAGIGITPILPMVAIADRFGLDWSMIYTGRTLDSIPFREELARYGDRVQIRTDDEHGLPTMDELVGDAGEHGLAVYCCGPTSMLEALRTHLVGRTDVELHYERFSPPPIENGTEFTIELASTGERETVAADESALTALRRLRPAAPYSCQQGFCGTCRVRISSGDADHRDGLLTEPERDAGYFLPCVSRCDSGSLTIDA from the coding sequence GTGAACCACATCAGACACCCGCACGAGACCGATCTGGTCGTCGAACCGCCCCATCTGACCGGGCGGTGGCGCCGCGACCCGCTCATGCGTTTCGTCACCGGCATCGGCAACACCTGGTTCCCGTTCTGGGCGCCCCTCGCACCGCTGCGCGACCTGGCCGAGAACGACGACGTCCAGCGACTGGAGATGGTCGGCCGCGAGGTCGTCGCCCACGATGAGAACGTGATCGCGCTGACGTTCGCCGCCCCGGACCGTACGGTGCTCCCCGAGTGGCACGCCGGCGCCCACCTCGACCTCCTGCTGCCGTCCGGCCGGATGCGCGAGTACTCGCTGTGCGGTGACCCGGGAGACCGCACCACCTACCGCATCGCGGTACGACGGATCCCCGACGGCGGCGGCGGATCGGTGGAGGTCCACGACGAGCTGACGGTCGGCGACCCGATCCGGATCAAGGGACCGCGCAACGCCTTCCCGCTCGCGATGCCCGGATACGGCTCGCCCGTCGGACGCCTGCGATTCGTCGCCGCCGGCATCGGGATCACCCCGATCCTGCCGATGGTCGCGATCGCCGACCGCTTCGGTCTCGACTGGTCGATGATCTACACCGGCCGCACCCTCGATTCGATTCCGTTTCGCGAAGAGTTGGCCCGCTACGGCGACCGCGTGCAGATCCGCACCGACGACGAGCACGGTCTGCCGACGATGGACGAGTTGGTCGGCGATGCGGGCGAGCACGGTCTGGCCGTGTACTGCTGCGGTCCCACATCGATGCTCGAAGCGCTGCGCACGCACCTCGTCGGCCGCACCGACGTGGAACTGCACTACGAGCGCTTCTCCCCGCCGCCGATCGAGAACGGCACCGAGTTCACGATCGAGCTCGCCTCGACCGGTGAGCGGGAGACGGTCGCGGCCGACGAGTCGGCGCTGACCGCGCTGCGTCGTCTGCGACCGGCCGCCCCGTACTCCTGTCAACAGGGTTTCTGCGGAACGTGCAGGGTCCGGATCTCGAGCGGCGACGCCGATCACCGAGACGGACTCCTGACCGAGCCCGAGCGCGACGCGGGATACTTCCTTCCGTGTGTGTCTCGATGCGATTCGGGGTCGTTGACGATCGACGCGTAG
- a CDS encoding MerR family transcriptional regulator, giving the protein MTEYRIDDLAQAAGTTTRNVRGYQDRGLIPRPERRGRIAVYNDEHLSRLRVIDDLLGKGFTMTHIAEFFDRMEQGEDLAEVLGLREVVSEPWSRTPSETVSAAALHEMLGTSDPELLTRLEGSGLIAPVGDARPPLEYTITDTESIDGYVRLLGIGVPLPYLLDMQRRLDDDMDRAAHTLISAGRSAITEGRFDGWIPASDSETDWASSFIGELRRTGRVAAHNTLYRALDRELSRQLDDYLSIARERKHRRD; this is encoded by the coding sequence ATGACGGAGTACCGGATCGACGACCTCGCTCAAGCGGCAGGCACGACGACGCGGAACGTCCGCGGCTATCAGGACCGCGGGCTCATTCCGCGTCCCGAGAGGCGTGGCCGCATCGCCGTCTACAACGACGAGCATCTGTCTCGGCTCCGCGTCATCGACGACCTGCTGGGCAAGGGTTTCACGATGACGCACATCGCGGAGTTCTTCGACCGGATGGAGCAGGGCGAGGATCTCGCCGAGGTCCTCGGCCTCCGGGAAGTGGTGTCCGAGCCGTGGTCGCGGACGCCGTCGGAGACGGTCTCGGCGGCGGCGTTGCACGAGATGCTGGGCACGTCCGATCCGGAGCTGCTGACCCGCCTCGAGGGTTCGGGACTGATCGCACCGGTCGGCGACGCACGTCCGCCCCTGGAGTACACGATCACCGACACCGAGAGCATCGACGGCTACGTGCGGCTGCTCGGCATCGGTGTCCCGCTGCCGTATCTGCTCGACATGCAGCGCAGACTCGACGACGACATGGACCGTGCCGCGCACACGCTGATCTCGGCGGGCCGCAGCGCGATCACGGAGGGCCGCTTCGACGGGTGGATTCCGGCGAGCGACTCCGAGACGGACTGGGCGTCGTCGTTCATCGGCGAACTGCGTCGTACCGGTCGAGTCGCCGCGCACAACACCCTGTATCGCGCGCTCGACCGGGAGCTGTCCCGGCAGCTCGACGACTATCTGTCGATCGCCCGCGAGCGCAAGCACCGGCGCGACTGA
- the dcd gene encoding dCTP deaminase — protein sequence MLLSDRDIRAEIDGGRLAIEPFDPTLVQPSSVDVRLDGLFRVFNNTKYTHIDPAKRQDELTSLVEPADGEPFVLHPGEFVLGSTLEVCSLPDDLAGRLEGKSSLGRLGLLTHSTAGFIDPGFSGHITLELSNVANLPITLWPGMKIGQLCLFRLSSPAQTPYGSASVGSKYQGQRGPTPSKAYLNFQS from the coding sequence GTGCTGTTATCTGACCGCGACATCCGCGCCGAGATCGATGGGGGACGGCTGGCGATCGAGCCGTTCGACCCGACGCTCGTCCAGCCGTCGAGCGTCGACGTCCGCCTCGACGGGCTCTTCCGCGTGTTCAACAACACCAAGTACACGCACATCGACCCGGCCAAGCGTCAGGACGAGCTGACGAGCCTCGTCGAACCGGCCGACGGTGAGCCGTTCGTCCTGCACCCGGGGGAGTTCGTCCTGGGCTCGACCCTCGAGGTGTGCAGTCTTCCCGACGACCTCGCGGGGCGACTCGAGGGCAAGTCGTCTCTGGGCCGACTCGGTCTGTTGACGCACTCCACCGCGGGATTCATCGACCCGGGCTTCTCCGGACACATCACGCTCGAACTGTCGAACGTGGCCAATCTGCCGATCACCCTGTGGCCCGGCATGAAGATCGGGCAGCTGTGCCTGTTCCGACTGTCGAGTCCGGCGCAGACGCCGTACGGCAGTGCCTCCGTCGGATCCAAATATCAGGGCCAACGCGGTCCGACGCCGTCGAAGGCGTATCTGAACTTCCAGAGCTGA
- a CDS encoding lipocalin family protein has protein sequence MFRRTLVTLFLTVIAASAALIVPSTVRAAPLRPVAQVDLNRYLGVWHQLAANPAPFNIDCVRDTTAEYSSIDARTVRVKNSCTSVTGAHRSIVGRARVNGPAALHVSFPGVPTQESVSGPSNYLIAYIAPDYSWALVGDPSRLSGFVLSRSGRVDHATWRTIVDVVERKGYNPCLMVTSPVTGGYRDIRPLCTV, from the coding sequence ATGTTCCGTCGAACCCTGGTCACACTCTTCCTCACCGTCATCGCCGCGTCCGCCGCGCTGATCGTCCCGTCCACCGTGCGCGCGGCACCGCTGCGCCCGGTCGCCCAGGTCGACCTGAACCGCTACCTCGGAGTCTGGCACCAGCTCGCGGCGAATCCGGCGCCTTTCAACATCGACTGCGTACGCGACACGACAGCCGAGTACTCGTCGATCGACGCGCGCACCGTCCGGGTGAAGAACTCGTGCACGTCGGTGACCGGTGCGCACCGCTCGATCGTCGGACGGGCGCGAGTCAACGGGCCGGCCGCGCTGCACGTGTCGTTCCCGGGGGTGCCGACCCAGGAATCGGTGTCCGGACCGAGCAACTACCTGATCGCGTACATCGCACCCGATTACTCGTGGGCGCTGGTGGGCGATCCCTCACGCCTGTCGGGCTTCGTCCTGTCTCGGTCGGGTCGCGTCGATCACGCGACGTGGCGCACCATCGTGGACGTCGTCGAGCGCAAGGGCTACAACCCGTGCCTGATGGTGACATCGCCGGTCACCGGCGGATATCGCGACATCCGCCCGCTCTGCACCGTCTGA
- a CDS encoding deoxyribodipyrimidine photo-lyase, with protein sequence MTTSSQGRPSIVWFRRDLRLGDLPTLSAAAAESDVAAAVFVLDDRLAARGPRRDMMLGCLRALDEQLGGRLIVVRGDPTVQIPALARELEAATVHVSADFTPYGRSRDRLVEQELGDVPLIRTGSPYAVAPGRVVKGDGTAYRVFRPFQRAWHEHGWRAPARTDAETVGWLDAAVRARVEIPRPDAAPLIAAGETAALTRWHEFIAADLADYADGRDRPDLDQTSRLSAYLKFGCIHPRTLLYDLRTRADDGAAKYRSELCWREFYADVLHQRPETAYRNQDARFDAMPYDDGPSADDAFDAWCRGRTGYPIVDAGMRQLTAEGWMHNRVRMIVASFLTKDLHLPWWWGARHFMDRLIDGDLASNQHGWQWVAGCGTDAAPYFRVFNPTVQGEKFDPDGDYVRRWVPELRGVAGRRVHRLPDGPPSDYPQPIVDHAVERREALDRYSEITAKR encoded by the coding sequence GTGACCACTTCGAGCCAGGGCCGTCCATCCATCGTCTGGTTCCGTCGTGACCTGCGTCTGGGCGACCTCCCGACGCTGTCGGCGGCAGCGGCGGAGTCGGATGTCGCGGCCGCGGTGTTCGTGCTCGACGATCGGTTGGCCGCGCGCGGACCTCGTCGGGACATGATGCTCGGCTGCTTGCGGGCGCTCGACGAGCAGTTGGGAGGGCGGCTGATCGTCGTACGCGGCGATCCGACCGTGCAGATCCCCGCACTCGCCCGGGAACTGGAGGCCGCGACGGTGCACGTGTCGGCGGACTTCACGCCCTACGGACGGAGTCGGGACCGACTGGTCGAGCAAGAGCTCGGCGACGTCCCGCTGATCCGGACCGGTTCGCCGTACGCCGTCGCACCGGGCCGGGTGGTCAAGGGCGACGGGACCGCGTACCGCGTGTTCCGACCGTTTCAACGGGCATGGCACGAACACGGGTGGCGGGCGCCGGCGCGGACGGACGCCGAGACCGTCGGCTGGCTGGATGCCGCGGTGCGGGCGCGCGTGGAGATCCCGCGACCGGACGCGGCACCGCTCATCGCGGCGGGCGAGACCGCCGCGCTCACCCGGTGGCACGAGTTCATCGCCGCCGACCTCGCCGACTACGCCGACGGGCGCGATCGACCCGATCTCGATCAGACCAGCCGCCTGTCGGCCTACCTCAAGTTCGGGTGCATCCATCCACGAACGCTCCTGTACGACCTGCGGACGCGGGCGGACGACGGCGCGGCGAAGTACCGCAGCGAACTGTGCTGGCGCGAGTTCTACGCCGACGTGCTGCATCAGCGACCGGAGACCGCCTACCGCAACCAGGACGCGAGATTCGACGCCATGCCCTACGACGACGGCCCGTCCGCCGACGACGCGTTCGACGCGTGGTGCCGCGGCCGGACCGGATATCCGATCGTCGACGCGGGAATGCGGCAGTTGACGGCGGAGGGATGGATGCACAACCGCGTTCGGATGATCGTCGCGTCGTTCCTCACCAAGGATCTGCACCTCCCCTGGTGGTGGGGCGCACGTCATTTCATGGACCGCCTCATCGACGGCGACCTCGCATCCAACCAGCACGGCTGGCAATGGGTCGCCGGATGCGGCACCGACGCCGCCCCGTACTTCCGCGTGTTCAACCCGACGGTCCAGGGCGAGAAGTTCGACCCCGACGGCGACTACGTCCGCCGGTGGGTGCCCGAACTGCGCGGTGTGGCCGGGCGCCGGGTGCATCGTCTGCCCGACGGTCCGCCGAGCGACTATCCGCAGCCGATCGTCGATCACGCGGTCGAGCGCCGGGAAGCGCTCGACCGCTATTCGGAGATCACCGCGAAGCGCTGA